From the genome of Pelagicoccus sp. SDUM812003, one region includes:
- a CDS encoding SET domain-containing protein-lysine N-methyltransferase yields MGKDAKAKKAKRKKKPVFIGLDENNQPPDFPYVATASSSIHNQGLFAAKRIPKDEYIIQYLGERITKKESNRRGVDQHDKSQAEGVGSVYIFEIDDKHDIDGNFDWNIARLANHSCDPNCEAQDVEGEIWLVALRTIKKGEELTFDYGYALEHWRDHPCRCGSKNCVGYIVRRDDWGKLKKVLKKEKKTLQAAK; encoded by the coding sequence ATGGGCAAAGACGCCAAAGCAAAGAAAGCTAAGAGAAAGAAAAAGCCCGTCTTCATCGGTCTCGACGAAAACAACCAGCCGCCTGACTTTCCCTACGTCGCCACCGCAAGCTCCTCCATCCACAACCAAGGACTCTTCGCCGCCAAGCGCATCCCCAAGGACGAGTACATCATCCAGTACCTCGGCGAACGCATCACGAAAAAGGAGTCCAACCGGCGCGGAGTGGACCAGCACGACAAGTCGCAAGCCGAAGGCGTGGGCTCGGTCTACATCTTCGAAATCGACGACAAGCACGACATCGACGGCAACTTCGACTGGAACATCGCCCGCCTGGCCAATCACTCCTGCGATCCCAACTGCGAAGCTCAGGATGTAGAAGGAGAAATCTGGCTGGTCGCCTTGCGAACCATCAAAAAAGGCGAGGAGCTCACCTTCGACTACGGCTACGCCTTGGAACATTGGCGCGACCACCCTTGTCGCTGCGGGTCGAAAAACTGCGTCGGCTACATCGTGCGGCGCGACGATTGGGGTAAGCTCAAGAAGGTCCTGAAAAAAGAGAAAAAGACCCTGCAGGCCGCGAAATAG
- a CDS encoding DUF167 domain-containing protein: MTCSHPEPFILHVKVQPNASKSELVGWIDEQTLKIRIQAPAQDGKANKALVSFLAKRIGVSKNQISILRGESSRQKVIAFNRLSASQKQRLPSR; encoded by the coding sequence ATGACATGTTCCCATCCAGAGCCATTCATCCTGCACGTCAAGGTACAGCCAAACGCCTCGAAAAGCGAACTCGTCGGCTGGATCGACGAGCAGACCCTGAAGATACGCATCCAAGCCCCCGCTCAAGACGGCAAGGCCAACAAGGCCCTGGTCTCCTTTCTGGCGAAACGAATCGGCGTATCCAAAAACCAGATCAGCATCCTGCGCGGCGAGAGCAGCCGACAGAAAGTGATTGCCTTTAACCGCCTCTCAGCTAGCCAGAAACAACGACTCCCAAGCCGCTAA
- a CDS encoding HDOD domain-containing protein, with product MDPLNPTVDDLQQRFERLSPAHRIGKSLHAFIAEGNVNPDEIISLIRLEPLLATRILREANQLSSDRTESYASIEEAATAIGFQRMYDLLGLFSYPATTEREAFSYTTEAWKRAVTCAVCMENLAEKHRLDAQRAYAIGLIHSLGQSILESEPTYRKPALEKDLYGELNNRLRRFNLSGLSYALLADWGLPSSITDPIRFQYSPLDCQTTGKMACLLNLSKWITGVVREVDELPDQALGPDVLVLNLLGEGEQTLWNLVTDVSDSLQRADFVLQGKYSAC from the coding sequence ATGGACCCACTGAATCCCACAGTTGATGACCTTCAGCAACGATTCGAACGACTTTCCCCCGCTCATCGTATTGGCAAGAGCTTGCACGCCTTCATCGCAGAAGGAAACGTAAACCCGGACGAGATCATTTCCCTGATCCGCCTGGAGCCGCTGCTCGCCACCCGCATCCTGCGCGAAGCGAACCAGCTATCAAGCGACCGCACCGAATCCTACGCCAGCATCGAAGAGGCAGCCACCGCCATCGGCTTTCAGCGCATGTACGACCTGCTGGGCCTCTTCTCCTATCCTGCGACGACCGAGCGCGAAGCCTTTTCCTACACCACCGAAGCTTGGAAACGGGCCGTCACCTGCGCCGTCTGCATGGAAAACCTAGCGGAAAAGCACCGTCTCGACGCGCAGCGCGCCTACGCCATCGGTCTGATTCATTCGCTCGGACAATCGATTCTCGAGTCGGAACCGACCTACCGGAAACCGGCGCTCGAAAAGGACCTTTACGGCGAGCTCAACAACCGCCTGCGACGCTTCAACCTGTCCGGTCTGAGCTACGCCCTGCTGGCGGACTGGGGGCTTCCCTCCTCCATCACCGATCCGATCCGCTTCCAATACTCGCCTCTGGACTGCCAGACGACCGGCAAGATGGCTTGCCTGCTCAACCTTTCCAAATGGATCACCGGCGTGGTGCGCGAGGTGGACGAACTGCCCGACCAGGCCCTGGGCCCAGACGTGCTGGTGCTCAATCTGCTCGGCGAGGGAGAGCAAACGCTTTGGAATCTGGTCACCGACGTCAGCGACAGCCTGCAACGGGCGGACTTCGTACTGCAAGGCAAGTACAGCGCCTGCTAG